GGCAGGATGTAAGAAGTAAGATGCAAGAAGTTAGACATAAGAAACAAGACACAAAACATAAGAAGCAAGACGGAATATGCAAGGATGCTATTGTAGACAACATTGAAGAATCCTTCGACAGGCATTTCCTGAGTGAAGCCTAAGGGATCAGGATGACATGGTTGGATTTTTTTAACAAAGCTAAGATTATGTATAGAATAGATACATACTGGGTTTGAATAAAGAACTGGATATGTGTGATGGATGGAACTTGTTGTTATTTAAGGGGTTTACTTGGTGTGGTAGATTGATACAGGGAGTGAGTTAAAATGTGTCAGAAAGGCAAACATTAAAAGTATGGGTAACAACAAAAAGATTCCCGCTTAAAACATGAGGGAATGACGACATTTGTTAACCACGCATATATGTCATTATTTTATTCTGCTGCAAGTGCCTTTATTATTTCTTGGGTAAGCCGGCAAGGTCAATTAAATGAAGAGGATAATGTCGTTTGACATTATTAACGCCATGCGATAATATCATTTTTAATGATAAAAAGTTTTGCGGCTAAAGAGACTGAAAAACTGTTTAATCGTGAAATAATCCGCAGATTTCCGCAGAGTATACAGCAAATTGCTCGTAGAAAACTTGAGATTTTGGATGCAACAGATGTACTTCAAGATTTACTCATACCACCATCTAACCACCTTGAGAAATTATCAGGTGATCGAAAAGGACAATACAGTATTCGTATCAACAAGCAGTTTCGTATATGTTTTGATTGGCATGACGGAGATGCATACAACGTGGAAATAGTTGATTATCATTAGGGGGGAACAAATGGAGAAACAAAAATTAAAACCAATTCATCCCGGTGAAATACTCATGGAAGAATTTCTTAAACCCATGGAAATTAGCCAATATAAATTAGCAAAGGATATTAACGTACCGGCAAGGCGTATCAATGAGATTGTACAGGGTAAGCGATCCATCACTCCGGATACGGCTTTAAGGTTGTCGCGTTATTTTGGTCTTTCGGAACGCTTCTGGATAAATTTACAAGCACACTATGACCTTGAAACTGAAAAAGACAAATTAGAAGACAGGTTGAACAAAGAAGTACAGGTTTATTCTGCTAATGTTTAATGCTCAAATCCAATCAAACACCTTGTCAAATTTCTATATACCCATACTTCCTTATAATGGTGTAAGAACTTTCGATGAACTTGGGAATCATCAGTATCTATATGGATGCAAATTAAATGATCATCCTATACAGTACCCTGGTACATCCATCTTCCGCTTACTATTACTGAAGAGGAGCACACAAAGATGGCCGGAAGATGAGATGCATAAATGTATAGGTTATTTTATGACAGACCCTAAGTGACTTGATTATTACTTGGTTCAGCAGGCGATGTCAATGGAAGGATTCCCCTCCCTTTGAAGAGGACACCCCCACCCTTCCCTCCCCCGTCATGGGGGAGGGAATATTATTGAGCCACTGAATTTGAGAAAGATGCTTATTTTCTTATGTCACTCTTATTAAAAAGAGGGGAAAGAAAATAAAGGCGGGATATGATTAAGAGGGTTATCATTCCCAGTCCGAATAATAATGCAGTTGACGGCTCCGGTACTGGGTTTGCTATGGTTACATGAAGGGTGTAGTTTCCAAACGCGTCGGATGCTCCCGTTGTATTAACAGAAGTCGGCCCTGAGTCTCCAAGATAATATTTTCCGCCGTTACGAAAGTCTACCGGCGGATTATTGGGGTTGCAGGCCGGCATTACACAATCAGGACGGCCAAGATTGCCGCCTAAAGTACCAGGGGTACCTGGACTTGTGTATTCTGTAGATACTGCAATGAAATATACGCCGGCATTAGTAAAATTATAAACACCAAGAAAACTGTCAAAGGTAGAAACAGAACCTGGGTCTTCATCATAATTTAAGGTATCAAAATCAGCAGCAAGGAGGTTATGGCCTGAATCGTATAAACTGAGTGAATTGCCAATCCAAAGAGAACCAGACTTTGTAACATCATCTATATCAAAATATCCTATGCCTGTATTTGCTACGGTGAAACGATAATAGTCAACATCAGTAGCCGCTCCATTACTGCCATGTATACTCACTGTAGGTAATGTCCCGAAGACATTTGGGTTAGAGTTAATAGAGAAAAAGGCGTCTATGCTTTGTGCTGAAGCAAAGGAATCATTTCCTTCAATTTCTGCGATTGATGTTGCAAGAGCGTTTCCTGAAAAGGCTGTAATGATTGCTGTAAGTGTAACCAAAACAAGTGTTGTAAGTTTTTTACGCATGACGGTTCTCCTCATATTAAAATTATGTTAATATTCTTAGTATTATTAATTAGCAATTTTAATTAGCAATTTTCATGCCTGCTTTAAAAACTGACTGGTAATGGTATGAAACTTGCTAATATCAACTAAGGTATTTATGAAATCAGGAAATTTAATATTAAAACATCTTATATTGATGTTCGCTATTTTTCTTGTTGCGGGATGCGGCGGGAAGACATCAACAACCACTAACGATGACAACAATAGTGGGAATAATAACAGTACGCATGGGACAAACCTCTCTGAAACTTCTACCAAATCTTCCAATCCAAAAATAACATCAGACTCTTCGGGTAATGTTTATGTTACATGGGAAGAGGCTTCTTCCGGCTCAATTACAGAGTTATACCTTGCTGACTCAGCAAATTCCGGCAATACTTTCAGCAAACGTAACCTTAATAAAACAGCTAACTGTAATATAAACGGCCATGCAGGAGATATAAGTGTTGCAACAGCCGGCAATGGTTCACCATATACGGTGTGGACCGAAGACTGGGGTTCTATCGGTAAAAATATTAAATTTTACGACAATAAATCTTCTTCAAGTTGTAAACCACTCTCTTATCTCGCAAGGGATGCAGCCTCTCCAATGATCAAGGCCGACAGTAACAGTCAATTGCATGTAGTATGGGAAGAGGATATGGGAGATCAGAAGAGGGATATCTTCTTCCGCCACTCTGATAATGGAGGGACTGATTTTATTCCATCAACTGATGCTGAACCTCTGAATATTTCAAACACAGCATCAGACTCAAGCGACCCTATGCTTGGAGTCTTGGAGGGGACACTTAATTCAGATATTGATATAGTTTGGGTTGAAGGCACTGAAGGGAACAGAAATATATCAATAGCCTCATCCAATGACAGTGGTACAAGTTTTTCCACCCCGCATAATGTTTCAAACACATTAACTGATTCTAACTGCCCGGTAATAAATGTTACTTCCGGCGGAACAATTTATATTGCATTTAAAGGAGACTCAGGTATTTATTTTACAAGGAGACAGTCTTATGAATCATTAATCCCTGCCCCTATAAAAATCTCCCCAGGCTCATCTTCACCGTCCTGCCCTGAGATGGGCGTAGGCTCTAACGGTGCAATTTATACTGTATGGTCCGACAGCGGTGAGATATGGGCGGCCATATCAACTGATGCGGGGCACTCATTTACCGTTCCTAAAAATATCTCAACTTCTACAGGGCAATCTTCTTCACCAAAGTTGGCATTGGATGGAAACTATCTCAATCTAATATGGGTTGAAGAGGCCATAGGAAACGGAGACATCTACTTTTCAGGATCTATTGACAATGGAAAGACCTTTTCATCCCCGAGAAACATATCTAATTCTTCTGAAAAGTCAGGTTCACCTGCTATAGCAACAGATGCAAAAAAATATATTTATGCTGCATGGGCGGAAGGTGAAGAGGGAAGTGAAGATATATATTTTGTAAGGGATAACGGGGCACGGGATATTTCCAAAAGTGCAAAGAAGACCTTAGCACAGTTTATGGATATAAACGGTGACGGCAAGAGCGACATTCTGATAGGGGCACCATCAGATAAAGACGGCAGTGTTATTGGTAAGGTTTACCTCTTCTTTAGTAACTCAATGGCATTAAAACTTAATGGTTCTGATATTCTGACCACTTCTGCTGACTTAACATTTTCTGAAGCCTCTGCAGGGGAGCAATTCGGTTTTTCAACTGCCATAGCAGGGGATATAAACGGAGACGGCTATGCAGATATTATTACAGGCGCCCCATACACAAATGACAATGCGGATAACAGCGGCACAGTTTATATATATTACGGCAATCAATCCTCATCAATGGACAATACTGCTGATGTCAGGATAAAGGGCCTTGAGGTTAATGATCTGGCAGGCTTTTCTGTTTCGTCAGCCGGTGATGTAAATAATGACGGATTTGACGACATAATTATAGGTCTGCCGGAGAAATACTCAAACGGTTCCACCCCTTACTCAGGGACAGCAGTTATTTTTTATGGCGGGCCGATTATGGGGATTAAGGCTAACTATCCTGAACTGACACTTAATGATGCTGATGTTGTCTTAAAAGGTGAGAAAGCACTGGACAAGTTTGGGACTACTGTTGCAAGGGCCGGAGATTTTAACTATGACGGATATGATGATGTAATAGTAGGGGCGCCTTATGCGGACGGCACAGACGGCTATAACAGGGGACGTGCATATATATTCTTTGGCGGTACAGATATGAATGTTTCTGCTGACGTCAGGATAACAGGCAGTAATGATAATGATAAGATTGCAGCCGGCCTGTCAGGCGGCGGGGATGTTGATGGAGACGGGTACTCTGATGTAATTATCGGGGCACCTGAGGCTGATACTGACACAGGCGTTAACAGGGGCAAGGTTTATATATTTTATGGACTCGATATGAGTGATGGTGAATTAAAAGATATTACAATTGGTGCCGACTCTTCTGGAGTGAAGATGACTGTACTTACAGGAAATACAGACCATGAGTTCCTTGGGACATCTGTTGGAAATGCCGGTGATACAAACGGTGACACTTATGATGATATTGCAGCCGGTGGAAAGTATATGGGGACTGATACAACATTCAGAGGAAAAGCTTATGTATATTATGGATGGCCTTCTATGGACGCTGTAGATACATCACCTGATGTTACTTTCAGTGCTGAGCACCAAGAAGACCGGTTCGGAAATGCAGTTGCCGGTGCAGGGGATGTTAATGGAGATGGTTATTATGATGTAGTTGTCGGGGCATACCTTTCAGACGGCAGCGGAACATCATTCAATGACAGGGGAAGGACATACTTGTACACAGGAGGAACCCCGAATCCTGATTCCACCGCAGATATTACCTTTACAGGAACCATTGACAACGGATGGTCCGGGTATTCGCTATACAAGATTCAGTAATATGAACCGGCGTAATATACTGCAATTTATTATATTTCTAATATTCTTAACGATTGTACCCTCTGTTTATTCAGAAGTTACAGATGTACATTTCCTGCGCGGCCGCACTTATCTGTTAGAAGGGAATGAGGTGGATGCATTAAAAGAGTTTGATAAGGCTGTTGAGATAAACAAGGCAGTTAAAGAAAAACTCTCTTCTGAATATTACAACGCAGGGATAGTGCTTATCAAGGACCCCAAGAAGGCGCACATAGGTCTGCATTATTTAATTAATTATCTGATCGAGAATAAGAAAAAGGGGCCGGAGATAGCTGTCCTTTTGCACACTGAGGGGCTTAACATGATTAGCAGTAATAAATATATTGCCCATATCATGCTGAAAAAGGTTTTGGAACTGAAACCGGAATTAGGAAAAGATGAGGGATTTTATCTGGATTATGATGTCAGGAGCGCAAACAAGCCGGATGATGTTATAAAAGGCGGCGAAGACTTTGTTGTGAGATTCCCAAGAAGTAGTTTTGTGCCGGAGGTGTTATACATGATAGGGGATGCCCATTATAACCTTCAGAATCCGCAGGAGGGCAGGAAGTATTTCAAAGAGGCCGCAGATACATTTCCGGATACAGAGTGGGGGAAGAAGGCGGCAAAGCGGTTGAAAAACTAAAATATTTCTTTAAGAGGGATACGTAGTCCTTGCAAAATCACTGATTCTATCACATCATCCTGTGCATAGCTTTTCTTCAAATCAAATTGTTCATTATTCAGAATAAATAACTCTACTGTCTTTTCCTGCGGGTCTGCAATCCAGTATTCTTTGACGCCATATTTTGCGTAGATTCTTTTCTTGTTTATGAGGTCTCTATCTGCTGTTGAAGGTGACAGTATCTCAACGATAAGGTCAGGGGCGCCTTTTATATTGGCATCTGCAATAATACCTGAGTTTTGTTTTGAGATGAAAAGTATATCAGGTTCAAAGACATTTTCATCCCCAAGAACTACATCGCATGGCGCATAGAAAACAGTACCAAGTTCCTTATCCTTTACATAACTCCTAATCAGAGCATTAATATTTCCACTTATTATCTGATGCCGGATATTTGGTGCAGGGGACATTAATAAATCTCCATCAATAAGTTCATAACGTACATCATCAGGAGTCTTCATATAATCTTCATAAGTATACCGTGTCTTTTCTTTGAATCGGGTCGCCATAAAACCCTCCCACCCCTCAACGTTCCCCTCTCCCCTGAGGGGAGAGGGCAGGGTAAGGGGAAATCCTTGTCATTCCCGAAGTTTTTTATCGGGAATCTGTTTGTTAAAATATATTAACGGGTTGCGGCTGGGGTGTCAAGAAAGCCTTGCTATCGCCTGTTTGAGACGGTAAATAACTTTCTCTTTCCCAAGTATATCAATGACCTCAAATATACCCGGACTGACAGTTCGACCGGTAAGGGCAACACGAAGGGGCTGGGCAACCTGCCCCATCTTTACCCCTTTTGCTTCCATAATTGATTTGAATAAAGCGTCTATATTCTCAGATGAAAATCCCCCCCTTTTTTCAAGGGGGGGCATGGGGGGGTTATTTTCGAGTACATGGTTAGGAAGTTCTTCCAGTCCCTTTAGGACAAGCTCAAGTGTTTCTTTATTAGATTGTATCAGGAATTTCTTTGCAGCCTCAGGATCAATCTCAACATCATCGAGGAAGAAATACCTCGCTGCGTTAGCCATCTCTACAAGGGTACGACAACGTTCACGTAAGGAGATTATGACCTTGGATAGCCATGCTTCATCCTGAACCCCATCCCCACCCCTGCCCTCCCCTTGAAGGGGAGGGAGAACAACAGCACGAGCACCTTCTCCGAATCTCCCCTCCCCTTGCGGGAGGGGATTAAGGGGAGGGGGGCTTTGACGTAAGTCTACCTCATCTATACCCTCTCCCCTTGCGGGAGAGGGGTAGGGTGAGGGGGACATAAGACCTTCCTTTACAAGAAATGGTTTTAGACGTTTTATAATATCTTTTGTTTCCAGATGTGCTATGTAATGGCTGTTCAGCCAGAGTAATTTCTCAGGATTAAATACTGCGGCTGACTTTCCCACGTGCTCAAGTGAGAATTTTTCTATCAACTCTTCAAGGCTGAAGACCTCCTGGTCTTTGTATGACCAGCCGAGGCGTACTAGGTAATTCACCATCGCCTCCGGCAGGTAACCCATATCCTCATAAGCAGTGACTGCCGTTGCCCCATGCCTCTTGGAAAGCCTTGTCTTGTCCGGCCCAAGTATCATCGGCAAGTGCGCAAACTGCGGTATTTCATATCCGAATGCGTGATAGAGTTGTATCTGCCTTGGTGTGTTATTCAGGTGGTCATCGCCCCGAATTACATGGCTTATCTGCATATCAGCATCGTCTACTACTACACAAAGATTATAAGTAGGCCAGCCGTCAGACCGCATGATAATGAGGTCATCAAGCTGAGCATTTTCATACACAACCCTACCCTTAACTATGTCGTTTACTACAATCTGACCTTCCACAGGCGCCTTAAAACGCACTGCGTGCGGCCTGTCCGGTACCGGCTCTGTGATTGTCCTGCACCTGCCGTCATACTTAGGGATTCGCTTTTCAGCAAGTGCCTGTTTCCTCCGCTCTTCAAGCTCTTCAGAAGTACAGTAACAGTTGTATGCATTTCCTTCGTCAATCAGTCTTTTGACATGGCTTTTATAAAGCTCCATTCGTTCAGTCTGACGATACGGGCCTTCATCCCAGTTAAGCCCAAGCCAGTGCATTCCATCAATAATAGCCTTAATGGATTCGTCCGTAGAACGCCCCTGGTCAGTATCTTCAATGCGAAGCATAAATACACCTTTATTGTGGCGGGCAAACAGATAATTAAATAAAGCAGTCCTAACACCGCCTATATGCAGATAGCCCGTTGGGCTTGGAGCAAATCTAACGCGAACTGTCATTTATAATTCCCTTTCTCAGTGTTTAATCCTGAAATAACCCCATCCCCACCCTAACCCTCCCCTTGAAGGGGAGGGAATCGAGTTTTTTGCTAACCCACACCCTTGAAGGGGAGGTAATCAAAATTGATGCTAACCCTCACTCTTGAAGGAGATAGGGAATAAACATTAGCCACCCTCTCCCTCAGGGAGAGGGTCAGGGTGAGGGTGGGGTTGTGTCATACTTGGTAAATAGTACTTACTTCTTACTTCTTACTTCTTAATTCTTGCTTCTTGCTTCTTACTTCTTGCCTCTGCTCACTCTCTTCATTCCTTCCACTTCGTAGCAATCACGTGATTTATAGCATCAGTCAGTGTATCATTGATTGCATTCTGCATTACTGACGGTGTAAATAAAACAACCTTAGGCTCTGACTGACTCTGTACGTTCATGGTAAAACCGGTTTTATCATCTACCTTATATATCTTCATCTTCATGCGTACATCCACCTTGATATTGGTGCGTCCTGTCTTTGCAATTGCGTAGGCCCACAGGTAATCTATCTTTCCGGACAATACTATATTAGGAGGACTCTGTTTTATGGCCTCAGGGTCAGTGCCTGGTTTTAATATTTCTGTTTGATAGCCTTTTATTTTTAATGCCCTGACAAGTGCCTGAGTTACAGCATCACTGACGGGTGATGGATTTGACTCGAAGTTATCAATCTTTCCCATCAGTCTTTTACTCTTGCCGATCATCCTCTTTTCAGTCCGCGCATCCTCAAAAGGTATAACCGCAATCCGTTCCTGCTCCTGCTTTACCGCAACAGCTTCAGACAACGGAGGGGCGTACGCAAGGTCAATGACATAAGTTACAGGAGGGGTACAACCTGAGAATATTATGGGTACAAGCAAAGTACATATGAGGAACAAACTAACTAAGGATGTTGAAAATAAAACCCCCTCACCCGGACCCTCTCCCGCCGGGGGAGAGGGTGCTACGTTTATTCCCCCTCCCTTGACGGGAGGGGGGTAGGGGGAGGGTGAGCAACGATAATTCTCGTCTGATAATAATTGAATAAATTTAATAATCTTCATATTCATTCCGCCAGAACGAAATGTGCACGCCGGTTCTGTTGCCAGCAATCTTCACTGTGTTCTGCACAGAATGGTTTTTCTTTTCCAAAGGTAATTACAGATATTCTTGTTGAATCTATCCCAAGACTGGAAAGGTACTTTTTTGCTGATACTGCCCTTCGTTCGCCTAATGCGAGATTATAGTCTGTGGTACCCCGCTCATCTGCATGTCCTTCAACAACAAGGTTCTTAAAGCCTATCTTTCTAAGTACAGTAGAGTTGTGATTAAGCGTCTCTACTCCGTCTTCTCTTATGATATACCTGTCAAAATCAAAAAACACGTCACCCACCCCTTTTTCAGAAGCAGGTGTACGTCCGGATGTTATGTCACCGGATTCTCCACTTTTCCCATTTCCGCGTATGACATCAGGCTGTGGTACAGGCGGCTCTGCAACTGTTTCATAAACCGGAGAAGGTTCCGACGGCAGTAATCCCTGCTCCGGCTTCTCAATCTCTTTTATATCTGTAGTAGATACCTTCTTAGTGCAGCCGCTTGCGATTATCATAATGGGTACGACAAGAAACGCAATGCTAATCATAATCTTTGATATTATCCGTATTTTCATCCGAAAATCCCTTCCGGCGGGACAAGAAAACCCCGCCTATCCATATCTACGAGGATAGGCGGGACTTTCTTGTCCCGCTGATTTTTATGCCCCTTTGTGAAACCCCGTTTCATGACGGTTCACCTGAATATAACCCCATCCCCACCCTAACCCTCCCCTTGAAGGGGAGGGAATAAGCTCTGCCCCCTCTCCCTCAGGGAGAGCTGCAATTAAATTCCTTCCAAATCCCTCCCCCCTCTTTTGCGGGGGGAGGCAGGAGGGGGGATCAGGGTGAGGGTGGGGTTCACTTTGCCCTCTTTATCCTTATGCTCTTTGCTATTAATGCCAGCGGCTCTCTGAGGTAATGCATGGATACATCGTCACCCTGCACTACCTCTGAAAGAACTGCATGTTTTCCATCAACTGTTATCTCAGTGTCGCTGTTGACCTGTGCACCTACTGTAATGTCCTGCCCCTTCCATGTTTTGGAGGTTATTACAATAGTATTAGGTATGGCATTAGTATTTACAGCAACTACTGTCCCTGATACCCATCTCTTTATCGCTGCCTGCCCCTTTTCATCAAGTGCATGGGCATACATAACAACTGCGAATTGCAGTATCAATAGAAGTAATAATACATCATACCTCCACAGCCTTCTCAATCGGCGGAACCTCCCTCTTTGGTTCAGTTGCATACTTAGCAAGGTATGGATGCAGACGGATCAGACGTGCACCCTGCTGTTTCTGATCTATCCAGTGCCCAATCAGGCCCATAGTACGTGCAAGGATGAAGAACCCGTTCAGGCTCTCAACCGGGAACCCGAGGTCAAGCAATACCACTGCAATAGTACCGTCCACGTTCAGGATCAGATTTTCTTTTTTCGTTGTAGTTATCTTTTCTACCTCAAGTGCAAAATCAAGATGAGGAAGCGGACGTCCAAGACTCTTTGCAAAAGAGACAAGCTCTTTAACCCTCTTGTCCGGATTTTTAACGCTCTTCACCCTGTGACCAATTCCAGGGACAGGCCCCCAGTTTGCCTTCATGTATGTAAGAAATTCTTCAACACCCATGTTATTTTCTATGGCATACTTAAACCACCTTCCGGCATCTGTAACTGCACCTCCGAAACGCGGGCCTATCATTGTTATGCCTGATGCAACTGCCTGTGCCATCGGTATGTCTGCACACGAGGCAAGTATTGTTGCAAGTGCACCGCTGACGCATGGGCCGTGGTCTGCCGACAGCATCAATATACGTTTAATAAGTTCCGCCTCATCTGCTGAAATAAGCCGTTTCGTCCAGAGCAGTCCAATAACATGCGGAATATCATACCCATTGTTGATAAGTTCTGAGGCAGGATAACCCACATACATCGGTTCATCGCCCCTGTCATCACATATAGTTGATTTTAACAGCGGAGGCAGTACAACCTCACCGGTCTTTATGGCCTCTTCTATTGACTTGGGCCATTTTGCCAATTGATCTACAGGGATCTCTTTAACAGGAGTTATCACACCCTGTGCAAGCAATTCCTCATAAGTCTGCTTTATTGCAGGCCCGAGTGCACCATAAGTCTTTGGAACTATCGCACCTGCATTCTTTAATGCCTCTGCCTTACTCCTTGCACTTCCTTCACCTCTCTGCCCCTCTTTGGCACCTGCATGACCGAACTTCATTCCCTTAGGCAGAACCTCCTGACAGAAGCCTGACACTATTGCAAGCAGTTTTATCCTGCGTTTTTTAGCCCCATACCACTCCCCTGCCTTTTCTTCTAATGTACCCCCCATCTCTCCGACGATAACAACGGCCTTTGTCTCAGGGTCATTCTCAAACATCTCAAGGTATGATACGTAATCCGTTCCGGGATAAGCATCCCCGCCGATTCCAACAGCGGTTGTGATACCGTCTGCAAACTGACTGCATATCCATATAATCTCATTCAGCAGTCCGCCGGACTTTGTTATTACACCAAATGAACCCGGGCGGTGGAGCTTAGAGAGTATCAGGTTTTCATAAGACCCGCCGACAACCCCAAGCCTGCACTTGCCTGCTGAAAAGATTCCGATTGATGAAGGACCGTTGAACACCTTTCCAAGTTTCTTTGCCTCTTTTGATAGGATTTTGGCATCCTTCTCAGGAACGCCTTCTGTAATCATTGATACTACCTTAATCTTTTCATCCTTCAGTGCCTCAAGTGCACCGGCAAGCGCCCTGTTAGGTGCAATATAAACGAGTGTAGTATTAATCTCAGGAAATGTCTTTGTGGCCTCTGCAACACTGGAAAAGATCGGTACTGCAAGCATCTCACTGCCAAAAGGAATTTCCGCAGTCTTTCCGGCATCAGGCGGGAATACAAATGCCTTAACATTGAAAGGTTTCTTAATGAGATAAGAAAACTCAGCCATACGCCGGGCGGCATTAACACCTGCCGGACCGCCCTGAATAACAACCCTTGTATTATCATCAGCGACTATACTCATGGTTTTTCTCTCCTTCTTTTATTTGAATTATTAATTACCCTTAAGGGCATAGTCAACAATATCTGTAAGCGGTGTATATCTGTCAAAGACATGAATATTGAAGCCTTCCTGCTCCAGCGCCCTCATTGCCTCAAGCCCCTCTTTTTCATAAGGCCCGCCGCGTCTCACCCAGATATGCACGTCTTTTAATTTGCCTTTTGCCTTAACATTCCTGAACCCTGCAATAATGCCTGCGAATGTCTTCTTAACATTTGTAAAATTTGCGATAGCGCCGCCGACAATTATGTGTTTAAGATCAGGAAGTGAGGCAACCCTTTCGGTAAGTGCCTCAACAGCCCAGTCTTGCGGGTCTCCTGAGTATTCAGCATAGTTTGCAATCTTGCCGCCCTGTGCAACTATTGCATCTGCATAATAAACGCTTGCTCCGCCGCCTGCAGGAAGCAATGCAATGTTTCCGCCCGGGATTTCGATAAACTTTACTGACCCTTTTATCCTTGAATCAATCTCCATAATCTCACGCTCCGGCTCTGTGTAAGGCCTGCCGAATTCAGAAGCGAATGTGAAATTCCAGTCAGGATGCCTGAACCTTGAATCTGCATCAAGCATTGTCACCATATCAAGTGCAATGAGTTCACCGTCTGATGTTATAGAAAGCGGATTTATCTCAAGATACTGTGCATCCTCCTGTTCATAACATTGAAAAAGTTTCCGTGCAAATGCCGCAACCTTTCCAACTAAATCACCGGTAAAACCGGATTCTTTAGCCAGATCCTCTAATGAACCATTTGTTGGGGACTCACCGACCTCCACTGACATTCGTTTTATATCCTGCCATCTGGACTCAACCTCAATACCACCGAAGTTGGCCATCAGTATGTCAGCCCCTTCTCTTGTGGACTTTACTGCAAGGTAATATTCCACTTCATGCGGCACCATCTCGCCGATGATA
This sequence is a window from Nitrospirota bacterium. Protein-coding genes within it:
- a CDS encoding ATP citrate lyase, which codes for MAKVLEGPGMDLLEKWGMKVPNHIVVTSLEQLEHLSKANAWLRESKLVAKAHEAIGSRMKLGLVKVDLDLKGAKGAVKEILGRSVGTMTISQVIIGEMVPHEVEYYLAVKSTREGADILMANFGGIEVESRWQDIKRMSVEVGESPTNGSLEDLAKESGFTGDLVGKVAAFARKLFQCYEQEDAQYLEINPLSITSDGELIALDMVTMLDADSRFRHPDWNFTFASEFGRPYTEPEREIMEIDSRIKGSVKFIEIPGGNIALLPAGGGASVYYADAIVAQGGKIANYAEYSGDPQDWAVEALTERVASLPDLKHIIVGGAIANFTNVKKTFAGIIAGFRNVKAKGKLKDVHIWVRRGGPYEKEGLEAMRALEQEGFNIHVFDRYTPLTDIVDYALKGN
- a CDS encoding ATP citrate lyase: MSIVADDNTRVVIQGGPAGVNAARRMAEFSYLIKKPFNVKAFVFPPDAGKTAEIPFGSEMLAVPIFSSVAEATKTFPEINTTLVYIAPNRALAGALEALKDEKIKVVSMITEGVPEKDAKILSKEAKKLGKVFNGPSSIGIFSAGKCRLGVVGGSYENLILSKLHRPGSFGVITKSGGLLNEIIWICSQFADGITTAVGIGGDAYPGTDYVSYLEMFENDPETKAVVIVGEMGGTLEEKAGEWYGAKKRRIKLLAIVSGFCQEVLPKGMKFGHAGAKEGQRGEGSARSKAEALKNAGAIVPKTYGALGPAIKQTYEELLAQGVITPVKEIPVDQLAKWPKSIEEAIKTGEVVLPPLLKSTICDDRGDEPMYVGYPASELINNGYDIPHVIGLLWTKRLISADEAELIKRILMLSADHGPCVSGALATILASCADIPMAQAVASGITMIGPRFGGAVTDAGRWFKYAIENNMGVEEFLTYMKANWGPVPGIGHRVKSVKNPDKRVKELVSFAKSLGRPLPHLDFALEVEKITTTKKENLILNVDGTIAVVLLDLGFPVESLNGFFILARTMGLIGHWIDQKQQGARLIRLHPYLAKYATEPKREVPPIEKAVEV
- a CDS encoding OmpA family protein, encoding MKIRIISKIMISIAFLVVPIMIIASGCTKKVSTTDIKEIEKPEQGLLPSEPSPVYETVAEPPVPQPDVIRGNGKSGESGDITSGRTPASEKGVGDVFFDFDRYIIREDGVETLNHNSTVLRKIGFKNLVVEGHADERGTTDYNLALGERRAVSAKKYLSSLGIDSTRISVITFGKEKPFCAEHSEDCWQQNRRAHFVLAE